A single region of the Sorex araneus isolate mSorAra2 chromosome 7, mSorAra2.pri, whole genome shotgun sequence genome encodes:
- the LOC129406547 gene encoding ral guanine nucleotide dissociation stimulator-like yields MLTLGERTVEMLVSLMQTSPGRKFSSVTTILPTGLAFPIPARILQQMLRCSWAAASRASEAADGPEPSCPGSRPLEEPGNEQVSVSTFPARLVAEQLTLMDKELFLELVPNHCRGDLSSIRNKPGYEHVCPTVRAIESQYYTVAACVLTTCLSELSPPARARMLEYWILVAQECQRLRNWASTYAIICALQSPAIRRLCQTWGHVSWWSRRKLKALCRQARKHRRCKPPQSAPEGGEWGLGVRVTEAQGRVLIPRWNSAAALCPA; encoded by the exons ATGCTGACCCTCGGcgaaagaactgtggagatgttGGTCTCCCTGATGCAAACCTCCCCTGGGCGGAAGTTCTCCTCTGTTACCACCATCCTTCCtaccggcctggccttccccattcccGCGCGGATCCTGCAGCAGATGCTGCGCTG CTCGTGGGCAGCTGCCAGCCGGGCCAGCGAGGCAGCTGACGGCCCTGAGCCTTCCTGCCCCGGCAGCAGGCCCTTGGAGGAGCCGGGGAACGAGCAGGTCTCCGTCAGCAcgttccctgcccggctggtggccgagcagctgacactcatggacaag GAGCTGTTCCTGGAGCTGGTGCCAAACCACTGTCGGGGGGACCTCTCATCTATCAGGAACAAGCCGGGCTACGAGCATGTGTGCCCCACTGTGCGGGCCATCGAGAGCCAGTACTACACTGTGGCCGCCTGTGTCCTTACCACCTGCCTCTCGGAACTGAGCCCGCCCGCGCGGGCACGGATGCTGGAGtactggatcctggtggcccAG gagtgccagcgcctccgcaactgggcgtccacctatgccatcatctgtgccctgcagagccccgccATCCGCCGACTCTGCCAGACCTGGGGCCACGTGTCCTG GTGGAGCCGGAGGAAGCTGAAGGCCCTGTGCAGACAGGCCCGGAAACATAGACGCTGCAAGCCCCCACAG TCTGCgcctgagggaggagagtgggggctgggcGTGCGGGTAACAGAGGCTCAGGGTCGGGTGCTCATCCCCAGGTGGAACAGCGCTGCAGCTTTGTGTCCTGCTTGA